The Prevotella herbatica genome contains the following window.
ATAGAAAATAGTGCTTCCATTTACATCGCTCCATGGGATGACATTCAGATTAACACCCATTTTGCCTACGTCAACAACTATTACCTTATCATCCTCTGGCTGAAGAGAGATAAGACTGCCGTCAGAATCGGAATTACTTGTAAAGATAGGGTAACCGTCTTTATAGAGGCTGAACGTGACGTGCTCGCCATCAGCTGTGGGCATGGCGTTGATGATATCGGTTGAGAAAGTGCCATTGCTGTCGAAACTCCCGTGAGGCTCATACTCAATACTGTCGCCCTTGATACTGCCGTCAAAGGCAAGGGCATCACGGAACCCTCTCAACTTAACGGTGTATTTGCCGTCTCCAAGTTGGGTCAGCAGATGCTTGATAACGATGTGTATACGCACGTTTTTGTTCATCATCGTTAGGGTGGCTGTAGTGGAGTCAGTCAGTGACTCTCCTGGAGTGTAGCTGAAATTGCCGTAGCACAGATAGTTCACGGGAGTGGTCTCTGCAATGCTGGCAGAAGAACGGGACTCTGAAGGATACTTCAGACTGGCGCAGACACTACTGATGTCCTCTCCCACTGAAGGGATGACCAGCGAAACGCTGTCTACCGTACCTGCTCCCACAGCGACAAGCTGCATAGGCTGGCTGTTGTCGAAGCAGATATAGTAGCGGCCATTGCTTTCAGGAGTAACCTCCTGAACAAAACGACCCGAGAGAAACATATAGGTATGCACCGTTCCCGCGACGGAATCAGGCAGAAGCGCTCCCGTCTTTGTCACAAGGCGCACGCCGACACTATACTGCACACGACTACTATCGTCGTCGTTTATGCAGCCGGTCAGTAACATCAGCAGTGACAGTATCGGGATTATCATTATTTGCCTTTTCTTCATCGCGTTACGTGAATTTCGTTGTTATTCTTTTTTCTTTCGTATTAATTGAATGTATTCGACTGAGTGGCATCAACGAACGAATTAACTGTGACGATATTGGCTGTAACAGTCTCTGGGTCCAAAGATTTTGTTGGACTGTCTGCACCCTTACCCTTAATGATTACGTCTACAATATAGTTCTTGTTTGGATATACCTGCTTAGGGGTTGTACCTTCAGCGGCATTACCGTTATCAGAGTTGTAGTTGATGTTAACTGGATAGTAGACTGGAACTGTAGTACCTTTACCGTCAGGATCAAAGGAACCTTTGATAACAAGCTGTGTGGGCTTTGTGGAATTGTTGGGCATGGTATAAAGATACAATAGGTTCGTACCGGCTGTGCCCCAGTTAGACGTCGTCGCAAGTGTCTTATCCTTAAGGGTACCATCAAGGGTACCTGTTCCCAGATAAGACTTTAAAGAAGCATCACCTATCAGACCATTATAATAATTAGGGGTATTGGTAGGGGTTGTCAAATAATTATAGACGTATGAGGTCGGGGTATTTGCAGGATAGAAATCGAAGTCTAACTTATCAGGGACATTGTACATAAACACCTCTGTTGGAGTGAATGTAGCGTCCTTGTAGGCTCCGGTTGCATCAAAGGCTACTTTGAGAGATTTCAGGGTTACCTTTGCTACCATGTGGGATACAGCTACGTCTGCCGTGTAAGCTGGGGTGGTCCCGATTTGAGTTATTTTTGCAGCACCAAACATGGGAAGATTTGC
Protein-coding sequences here:
- a CDS encoding FimB/Mfa2 family fimbrial subunit, which encodes MFLSGRFVQEVTPESNGRYYICFDNSQPMQLVAVGAGTVDSVSLVIPSVGEDISSVCASLKYPSESRSSASIAETTPVNYLCYGNFSYTPGESLTDSTTATLTMMNKNVRIHIVIKHLLTQLGDGKYTVKLRGFRDALAFDGSIKGDSIEYEPHGSFDSNGTFSTDIINAMPTADGEHVTFSLYKDGYPIFTSNSDSDGSLISLQPEDDKVIVVDVGKMGVNLNVIPWSDVNGSTIFY
- a CDS encoding fimbrial protein; this encodes MRTKPAILAFFALATIATQGLFTSCSSDENLSTEKPSTGTQTLKINLKPADTRAAAYTDPGTDAENKINRVTIGIFDKTTGAVKTIQDALNAAAPEIITSQLVADDHILVAVNAPAGTFTGVLTELAFEKSTLGIDDALPVSGTGTVDPANLPMFGAAKITQIGTTPAYTADVAVSHMVAKVTLKSLKVAFDATGAYKDATFTPTEVFMYNVPDKLDFDFYPANTPTSYVYNYLTTPTNTPNYYNGLIGDASLKSYLGTGTLDGTLKDKTLATTSNWGTAGTNLLYLYTMPNNSTKPTQLVIKGSFDPDGKGTTVPVYYPVNINYNSDNGNAAEGTTPKQVYPNKNYIVDVIIKGKGADSPTKSLDPETVTANIVTVNSFVDATQSNTFN